A stretch of Nonomuraea africana DNA encodes these proteins:
- a CDS encoding NAD(P)H-dependent flavin oxidoreductase, whose product MAGIGGGRLAAAVSRAGALGMIGVPASASAQWIAEQAAVAGEDGLPYGIGLMAWALPGNPAQLDAVLAARPALASVSFGPYARYVRPLQEAGITVVTQAGTTEEALEAEQAGVDAVVARGGEGGGHGRNDVATLPLLEGVLDAVRIPVLAAGGIVTGRGLAAVLAAGAEGAWAGTAFMACVEATVPAAALERILAAKETSTAYGRVFDVAQRLGWPPEYGGRALRNAFFDRWAGREDELDDQAVAELADARGAGDFDIAYIYASQAVGMVRERRPAAEVVADFATAESFLRRRFQQAAPPEVS is encoded by the coding sequence ATGGCAGGGATTGGCGGAGGCCGCCTGGCGGCCGCGGTCTCCCGGGCGGGGGCGCTCGGCATGATCGGCGTGCCGGCCTCCGCTTCGGCGCAGTGGATCGCCGAACAGGCGGCCGTCGCGGGAGAGGACGGACTGCCGTACGGGATCGGGCTCATGGCGTGGGCGTTGCCCGGCAATCCCGCGCAGCTCGACGCCGTGCTGGCGGCCCGGCCCGCGCTGGCGTCGGTGAGCTTCGGGCCCTACGCGCGGTACGTCCGGCCGCTCCAGGAGGCGGGCATCACCGTGGTGACCCAGGCGGGCACCACGGAGGAGGCACTGGAGGCCGAGCAGGCGGGGGTCGACGCCGTCGTGGCCAGGGGCGGCGAGGGCGGCGGCCACGGGCGCAACGACGTCGCCACGCTCCCGCTGCTGGAAGGCGTGCTCGACGCGGTGCGGATCCCGGTGCTGGCCGCCGGCGGCATCGTGACGGGACGCGGTCTCGCCGCCGTCCTCGCGGCGGGGGCCGAGGGGGCGTGGGCCGGCACCGCCTTCATGGCCTGCGTGGAGGCGACCGTGCCGGCCGCCGCACTGGAGCGGATCCTGGCGGCGAAGGAGACCTCCACGGCCTACGGGCGGGTCTTCGACGTGGCCCAGCGGCTCGGCTGGCCGCCCGAGTACGGCGGCCGCGCCCTTCGCAACGCCTTCTTCGACCGGTGGGCGGGCAGAGAGGACGAGCTCGACGACCAGGCGGTGGCCGAGCTCGCGGACGCGCGCGGGGCCGGCGACTTCGACATCGCCTACATCTACGCGAGCCAGGCGGTGGGCATGGTCCGCGAACGGCGTCCGGCCGCCGAGGTCGTCGCCGACTTCGCCACGGCCGAGTCGTTCCTGCGCAGGCGCTTCCAGCAGGCCGCCCCTCCCGAGGTGTCCTGA
- a CDS encoding MarR family winged helix-turn-helix transcriptional regulator — protein MSDPGELLSATALTAFRLNGQFLEVSEELARPAGLTASWWQVLGAVLYEPLPVAGIARVMGMTRQGVQRIADLLVERGLAEYQPNPAHRRAKLLRPTPEGRAAVEKITPGHAALARRLAAELGEDDWATILQALRRLSEALDRLR, from the coding sequence ATGAGCGACCCGGGAGAGCTGTTGTCCGCGACGGCGCTGACCGCTTTCCGGCTCAACGGCCAGTTCCTCGAGGTGTCGGAGGAACTGGCCAGGCCGGCGGGCCTCACCGCCTCCTGGTGGCAGGTTCTCGGCGCGGTGCTCTACGAGCCGCTGCCGGTGGCGGGCATCGCCAGAGTGATGGGGATGACCCGCCAGGGCGTGCAGCGCATCGCCGACCTGCTGGTGGAGCGGGGGCTGGCGGAGTACCAGCCCAACCCCGCCCACCGCAGGGCCAAGCTGCTGCGGCCGACGCCCGAGGGGAGGGCGGCGGTCGAGAAGATCACACCCGGTCACGCCGCCCTGGCCCGGCGGCTGGCCGCAGAGCTGGGCGAGGACGACTGGGCCACCATCCTGCAGGCGCTGCGGCGGTTGTCGGAGGCCCTCGACCGCCTTCGGTAG
- a CDS encoding DJ-1/PfpI family protein, protein MKRIVHLAVYNTLADWETGYATAHLRGDQYDVVTVGQSFDPVTTMGGTRILPDITLDALSPADSAMLILPGAELWDAGDDLRAFAAKAGEFLAEGVPVAAICGAVAGLARAGLLDERDHTSAVAGYLLAQEGYGGAARYVEADAVTGGDLITAGPTEPVAFAREILARLDVYKPDLLDAWFRLFRHSDPAAAEVLMGS, encoded by the coding sequence ATGAAGCGAATCGTTCACCTCGCCGTTTACAACACGCTCGCCGACTGGGAGACCGGTTACGCGACCGCGCACCTGCGCGGGGACCAGTACGACGTCGTCACCGTCGGCCAGTCGTTCGACCCGGTCACGACCATGGGCGGGACGCGCATCCTGCCCGACATCACGCTCGACGCGCTCTCTCCCGCCGACAGCGCGATGCTGATCCTGCCGGGCGCGGAGCTGTGGGACGCCGGAGACGACCTGCGCGCGTTCGCCGCGAAGGCGGGCGAGTTCCTGGCCGAGGGCGTGCCGGTCGCGGCCATCTGCGGCGCGGTCGCCGGCCTGGCGCGGGCGGGGCTGCTCGACGAGCGCGACCACACCAGCGCCGTCGCCGGTTACCTGCTGGCCCAGGAGGGCTACGGCGGCGCCGCGCGCTACGTGGAGGCCGACGCGGTGACCGGCGGCGACCTCATCACCGCGGGGCCGACCGAGCCCGTCGCGTTCGCCCGCGAGATCCTGGCCAGGCTCGACGTCTACAAGCCCGACCTGCTCGACGCGTGGTTCCGGCTGTTCAGGCACAGCGACCCGGCGGCCGCCGAGGTCCTGATGGGTTCATGA
- the mads6 gene encoding methylation-associated defense system protein kinase MAD6 yields the protein MAEIVGGGRPVNDAERRVIAHLRDHAPDDWLLLHNIEIPRGADLFEVDLIVLTGHSVVVIDVKGTRGRIEVSGQRWFPPRREAFGSPVAKLRGTARALKGLLVDKHRELDRVYVDSLVVLSSPDAELVDAGGRDSANVTGLPSLIDTLADPSRVRRGGTRDARPYLPKILDALNATVRRSTAPPRFGNWEVEERLGGDSKVTEYRAFNATLPGSETVLLRVYQADPLADQEQRAAERQRIANAYQSLTRIPAHPNVVRSRDFFAIDDESRFVLVLDDAHGRALHLQLHERRSEVLRGLLAGLAHVHAHGVVHRALTPASVLVAEDGQAMLTGFDYAKGAPRPYTVAHELTNVLDTHYVAPECHDRPDLMTSAADVYAAGVIAHQLLTGELPEGPDALSHDVVRAMLDHSPAKRPSAAEALAALDGLPAVREGRLRRLLRRVIP from the coding sequence ATGGCAGAGATCGTCGGCGGGGGACGTCCGGTCAACGACGCCGAGCGGCGCGTGATCGCGCATCTGCGCGACCACGCGCCGGACGACTGGCTGCTGTTGCACAACATCGAGATCCCGCGTGGCGCCGACCTGTTCGAGGTCGACCTGATCGTCCTGACCGGCCACTCGGTCGTGGTCATCGACGTCAAGGGCACCAGGGGCCGCATCGAGGTGTCGGGCCAGCGCTGGTTCCCCCCGCGCCGGGAGGCGTTCGGCTCCCCCGTGGCCAAGCTGCGCGGCACCGCCAGGGCGCTGAAGGGGCTGCTGGTCGACAAGCACAGGGAGCTCGACCGGGTCTACGTCGACAGCCTCGTGGTGCTCTCCTCTCCCGACGCCGAGCTGGTCGACGCGGGCGGGCGCGACTCCGCCAACGTCACCGGCCTGCCCTCCCTGATCGACACCCTGGCCGACCCCTCCCGTGTACGGCGGGGCGGCACCCGCGACGCCAGGCCGTACCTGCCGAAGATCCTCGACGCGCTCAACGCCACCGTGCGCCGCAGCACCGCCCCGCCCAGGTTCGGCAACTGGGAGGTCGAGGAGCGGCTCGGCGGCGACAGCAAGGTCACCGAGTACCGCGCGTTCAACGCCACGCTGCCCGGCAGCGAGACCGTGCTGCTGCGCGTCTACCAGGCCGACCCCCTGGCCGACCAGGAACAGCGGGCGGCCGAGCGGCAGCGCATCGCCAACGCCTACCAGTCGCTGACCAGGATCCCCGCCCACCCCAACGTGGTCAGGTCGCGCGACTTCTTCGCCATCGACGACGAGAGCCGGTTCGTGCTCGTGCTCGACGACGCGCACGGCCGGGCGCTCCACCTCCAGCTGCACGAACGGCGCAGCGAGGTGCTCCGGGGCCTGCTGGCCGGGCTCGCGCACGTGCACGCCCACGGCGTGGTCCACCGGGCGCTGACCCCCGCCTCCGTGCTGGTCGCCGAGGACGGCCAGGCGATGCTGACCGGCTTCGACTACGCCAAGGGCGCGCCCAGGCCCTACACCGTGGCCCACGAGCTGACCAACGTGCTCGACACCCACTACGTCGCCCCCGAGTGCCACGACCGGCCCGACCTGATGACCTCGGCCGCCGACGTCTACGCGGCCGGCGTGATCGCCCACCAGCTGCTGACCGGAGAGCTGCCCGAGGGGCCCGACGCGCTCTCCCACGACGTGGTGCGGGCCATGCTCGACCACAGCCCCGCCAAGCGGCCGAGCGCGGCCGAGGCGCTGGCGGCGCTCGACGGCCTGCCCGCCGTGCGGGAGGGCAGGCTCAGACGGCTTCTGCGGCGAGTGATCCCCTGA
- a CDS encoding AfsR/SARP family transcriptional regulator, which translates to MVSFHVLGPLEARAGGRPVRISGRKPRMLLATLLLDANHLVGADHLVDVLWERPPRSAHANLRTYASALRSGLGARIRAEGFCYLIEVAPDDLDLLTFERLVARRDPESLAEALTLWRGAPLADLPDHPLWTRRLAPLPEVRLAAARELIAARMERGEYGEAITLLRGLCAEHPFREDLWGELMLALHAAGRQAEALASYTTIRRQLVTELGVEPGVELRGMQAVVLAGGAPPEAGWPGPRTPRQLPPDLSDFVGRRQAFGLLTEHQPPSRRQGPAPFSVAVISGPPGSGKSALAVRSAHALAGAFPAGQLFLCLAAAAPADLLAQALRAMGVSAIPATLDERSALYRSILAERPMLVVLDDAADAAQVRPLLPGGGSAVIVTSRAKLTSVPGALQIHLEPLSPPEALDLLERIIGADRARRERAAAVAIVRACGFVPLAVRIAGARLAARPGWSLALFQNRLKDESRRIGELRIGDLDVRLGLDHSYRGLPGEAARTLHTLGRLGGGSLPGWMVDAVLGRHRADDVTDALVDADLLRQVGTDPLGQPRYRLPDLVRCHALERGPDQDALARVVATWTATTELATARLPTTVFTLSSAAAARWWLPRETLERLTADPLAWFEAEHEGLEEAVGLAADTGLAEQAWGLAAALVPYLDLRCHFGTWQRTHRAALAAARVAGDRYGEAAMLRGLAQVCLYQDRYAESEEMFARARRAFHELGDTRAEATSVCGLGAVAQFRGEHKAALAHFRRALSMFGSVGDLNGEAYTRQAIGRVCLKSGDLAEADQWLGQALRLARELGDVHREGCVSIHLGKLREPERFHGRALDIFESLGDRHCGAYAMQSLAGFQAARGDLGPASAGLERSLLVFRQLGDRSGEASSAQLLGELYRSAGRAELARDYLDQAVLLRGSLAAEAV; encoded by the coding sequence ATGGTGTCCTTCCATGTGCTCGGCCCGCTGGAGGCGCGGGCCGGAGGGCGGCCCGTGCGCATCTCCGGCAGGAAGCCGCGCATGCTGCTGGCCACACTGCTTCTCGACGCCAACCATCTCGTGGGCGCCGACCACCTGGTCGACGTGCTGTGGGAGCGCCCGCCCCGATCCGCCCACGCCAACCTGCGCACCTACGCCAGTGCGCTGCGCTCCGGCCTCGGCGCGCGCATCCGCGCAGAGGGCTTCTGCTACCTGATCGAGGTGGCCCCTGACGACCTCGACCTGCTGACGTTCGAGCGCCTGGTGGCCCGCCGCGATCCCGAGTCGCTGGCGGAGGCGCTCACGCTGTGGCGCGGCGCCCCGCTGGCCGACCTCCCCGACCACCCGCTGTGGACACGCCGCCTCGCCCCCCTTCCAGAAGTGCGGCTCGCCGCCGCGCGCGAGCTGATCGCCGCCCGCATGGAGCGAGGGGAGTACGGCGAGGCGATCACACTGCTGCGCGGCCTGTGCGCCGAGCATCCCTTCCGCGAGGACCTGTGGGGAGAGCTCATGCTCGCCCTGCACGCCGCGGGACGCCAGGCGGAGGCGCTGGCCAGCTACACGACGATCAGACGGCAGCTGGTGACCGAGCTGGGCGTCGAGCCCGGCGTGGAGCTGCGCGGGATGCAGGCCGTCGTGCTGGCGGGCGGGGCGCCGCCAGAGGCCGGATGGCCCGGTCCCCGGACTCCGCGGCAGCTGCCGCCCGACCTCTCCGACTTCGTGGGCAGGCGGCAGGCGTTCGGCCTCCTCACCGAGCACCAGCCGCCCTCGCGACGGCAGGGCCCCGCGCCCTTCTCCGTCGCGGTGATCTCGGGGCCGCCCGGCTCGGGGAAGAGCGCGCTGGCCGTCCGCAGCGCGCACGCCCTCGCCGGCGCCTTCCCAGCGGGGCAGCTCTTCCTGTGCCTGGCCGCCGCCGCCCCCGCCGACCTGCTCGCCCAGGCGCTACGGGCGATGGGCGTGAGCGCGATCCCCGCCACGCTGGACGAGCGCTCGGCCCTCTACCGCAGCATCCTCGCCGAGCGCCCGATGCTCGTGGTGCTCGACGACGCGGCCGACGCCGCCCAGGTCAGGCCGTTGCTGCCGGGAGGGGGCAGCGCGGTGATCGTGACCAGTAGGGCGAAGCTCACGTCGGTGCCCGGCGCGCTCCAGATCCACCTGGAGCCCCTGTCGCCGCCCGAGGCCCTGGACCTCCTGGAGCGGATCATCGGCGCTGACAGAGCGCGACGAGAGCGGGCGGCGGCCGTGGCGATCGTGCGGGCCTGCGGGTTCGTGCCGCTGGCCGTACGAATCGCGGGGGCGCGGCTGGCGGCGCGCCCCGGCTGGTCGCTGGCGCTGTTCCAGAACCGGCTCAAGGACGAGTCGCGCAGGATAGGCGAGCTGCGCATCGGCGACCTGGACGTGCGCCTCGGGCTCGACCACAGCTACCGGGGCCTGCCCGGCGAGGCCGCCCGCACGCTCCACACGCTGGGCAGGCTGGGCGGCGGGTCGCTGCCCGGCTGGATGGTGGACGCCGTGCTCGGCAGGCACCGCGCCGACGACGTCACCGACGCGCTCGTGGACGCCGACCTGCTGCGGCAGGTCGGCACCGATCCGCTCGGCCAGCCCCGCTACCGGCTGCCTGACCTGGTCAGGTGCCACGCGCTGGAGCGCGGCCCGGACCAGGACGCGCTGGCCAGGGTCGTGGCCACCTGGACCGCCACCACCGAGCTCGCCACCGCCAGGCTGCCGACCACCGTCTTCACGCTCAGCTCGGCCGCCGCCGCCCGCTGGTGGCTGCCGCGCGAGACGCTGGAGCGGCTCACCGCCGACCCGCTGGCGTGGTTCGAGGCCGAGCACGAGGGACTGGAGGAGGCGGTGGGCCTGGCCGCCGACACCGGACTGGCCGAGCAGGCATGGGGGCTGGCCGCCGCGCTGGTGCCCTACCTCGACCTGCGCTGCCACTTCGGCACCTGGCAGCGCACCCATCGCGCCGCGCTGGCCGCCGCCAGGGTAGCGGGCGACAGGTACGGCGAGGCCGCCATGCTCAGGGGCCTGGCCCAGGTCTGCCTCTACCAGGACCGCTACGCCGAGTCGGAGGAGATGTTCGCCAGGGCCCGCAGGGCCTTCCACGAGCTGGGCGACACCAGGGCCGAGGCCACCTCGGTCTGCGGCCTCGGCGCCGTGGCGCAGTTCCGCGGCGAGCACAAGGCGGCGCTGGCGCACTTCCGGCGCGCGCTGTCGATGTTCGGCTCGGTGGGCGACCTCAACGGCGAGGCCTACACCCGCCAGGCCATCGGCAGGGTCTGCCTGAAGTCGGGCGACCTCGCCGAGGCCGACCAGTGGCTCGGCCAAGCGCTGCGCCTGGCCAGGGAGCTGGGCGACGTCCACCGCGAGGGCTGCGTCTCGATCCACCTCGGCAAGCTCCGCGAGCCCGAACGCTTCCACGGCCGGGCCCTCGACATCTTCGAGAGCCTCGGCGACAGGCACTGCGGCGCCTACGCCATGCAGAGCCTGGCGGGGTTCCAGGCCGCCCGCGGCGACCTCGGCCCGGCCTCCGCCGGGCTCGAACGCTCGCTGCTGGTCTTCAGACAGCTCGGCGACCGCAGCGGCGAAGCCTCCTCCGCCCAGCTGCTCGGCGAGCTGTACCGCTCGGCAGGCCGGGCGGAGCTGGCCCGCGACTACCTCGACCAGGCGGTGCTGCTCAGGGGATCACTCGCCGCAGAAGCCGTCTGA
- a CDS encoding M23 family metallopeptidase: MKLRAVLIAGLALVMSIAAADPDEGGDPPNEVTADVSVMATNFQLPFPCGQAWNGNSSASSAHESWEIDFNRGSTADADLGDPVVAAAAGTVVISAHQGSANGYGNLVKIDHGGGWATYYAHLNVRSVSAGQAVSQGQKIGTVGNTSKPGNNISPHLHYEVRLGTNYPDNIQKAVFNGTTFGYPIQTLTSRNCSSTTNPYTPQEVCGSGYSVIDSAALGTSGTVYLLYNSSNGYNCVTTLKKTSLGTPTATTAYLEVQGSSRITDSGNFSYYAGPVRASAANKCVRWGGKAGSSVYDSPFEHCG; the protein is encoded by the coding sequence GTGAAACTCCGAGCAGTCCTCATCGCAGGCTTAGCCCTGGTCATGAGCATCGCCGCCGCCGATCCCGACGAGGGGGGCGACCCTCCCAACGAGGTGACCGCGGATGTGAGCGTCATGGCCACCAACTTCCAGCTGCCCTTCCCCTGCGGTCAGGCGTGGAACGGCAACTCCAGCGCGAGCAGCGCCCACGAGTCGTGGGAGATCGACTTCAACAGGGGCAGCACGGCGGACGCCGACCTCGGCGACCCCGTCGTGGCGGCGGCCGCGGGCACCGTGGTCATCTCCGCCCACCAGGGCTCGGCCAACGGCTACGGCAACCTGGTCAAGATCGACCACGGCGGCGGCTGGGCCACCTACTACGCGCACCTGAACGTCCGCTCGGTCAGCGCCGGCCAGGCCGTCTCCCAGGGCCAGAAGATCGGCACCGTCGGGAACACCAGCAAGCCGGGCAACAACATCTCCCCCCACCTCCACTACGAGGTGCGCCTGGGCACCAACTACCCGGACAACATCCAGAAGGCCGTCTTCAACGGCACCACCTTCGGCTACCCGATCCAGACGTTGACCTCGAGGAACTGCTCCAGCACCACCAACCCGTACACCCCGCAGGAGGTGTGCGGCTCGGGCTACAGCGTCATCGACTCGGCGGCCCTCGGCACGTCGGGCACCGTCTACCTGCTCTACAACAGCAGCAACGGCTACAACTGCGTCACCACGCTGAAGAAGACCTCGCTCGGCACCCCCACCGCCACCACCGCCTATCTGGAGGTGCAAGGCAGTAGCCGGATAACCGACTCGGGCAACTTCTCCTACTACGCGGGACCCGTGCGGGCCTCCGCCGCCAACAAGTGCGTGAGGTGGGGAGGGAAGGCAGGCTCCTCGGTCTACGACAGCCCGTTCGAGCACTGCGGCTGA
- a CDS encoding FKBP-type peptidyl-prolyl cis-trans isomerase produces the protein MTVLVSLMLVTSCAAASAPVVSGAFGSRPVIELPSRRPGNTPEISVLAKGTGPRTRQGDVVVAEVVIRGWNGGRTLLNTYDAGRPVTVVFGRDRVPETWERALIGRRIGSRVMLIGPDRLTYGRAGADPDDPLVLVFDILGGYPPDARLVGEKSRALPARPRSGTLIDGSGYQIRPGSRVVVQYVTARWPGREIVESSHARGGPRAFVLKEGAVPSGWVEGLVGKRVGSRVAIAGGSTVTVIDIIDLV, from the coding sequence GTGACCGTGCTGGTGAGTCTCATGCTCGTGACCTCCTGCGCCGCCGCCTCCGCGCCCGTCGTGAGCGGCGCGTTCGGCAGCAGGCCGGTCATCGAGCTGCCCTCCCGGCGTCCGGGGAACACGCCCGAGATCAGCGTGCTGGCCAAGGGCACCGGCCCCCGCACGAGGCAGGGCGACGTGGTGGTGGCCGAGGTCGTGATCCGCGGCTGGAACGGCGGCAGGACCCTCCTCAACACCTACGACGCCGGCCGGCCCGTCACGGTCGTCTTCGGCCGCGACCGGGTCCCCGAGACCTGGGAGCGCGCGCTGATCGGCCGCAGGATCGGCAGCAGGGTGATGCTGATCGGCCCCGACCGCCTCACGTACGGCAGGGCGGGCGCCGACCCCGACGACCCCCTCGTGCTGGTCTTCGACATCCTCGGCGGCTATCCGCCCGATGCCAGGCTGGTCGGCGAGAAATCTCGGGCGCTTCCCGCCAGGCCGCGCTCCGGCACGCTGATCGACGGCTCCGGATACCAGATCAGGCCGGGATCCAGGGTGGTCGTGCAGTACGTCACCGCCCGCTGGCCGGGGCGCGAGATCGTCGAGTCCTCGCACGCCCGCGGCGGACCCAGGGCCTTCGTGCTGAAGGAGGGGGCGGTGCCGTCCGGGTGGGTGGAGGGGCTGGTCGGAAAGCGGGTGGGAAGCAGGGTCGCCATCGCGGGGGGCTCGACCGTGACCGTGATCGACATCATCGACCTCGTGTGA